A single region of the Theileria annulata chromosome 4, complete sequence, *** SEQUENCING IN PROGRESS *** genome encodes:
- a CDS encoding uncharacterized protein (Tap349h10.p1c.cand.183 - score = 71.00;~SMART TBC (SM00164) at aa 373-764, E()=8.83e-03; TLDc (SM00584) at aa 830-1020, E()=8.42e-12;~2 probable transmembrane helices predicted for TA08515 by TMHMM2.0 at aa 632-654 and 679-696): MDSNNFSAKNGPYEPEIATNDDEISCLVNADVYKKWRSQYIDEIELSVWTVEMVSFSVNNSFENYGSIKTAIRRGIPDIIKHFVWIKANDADSFYFQHPDFYKISFESTFGNNVPSEMGDYCPTFSGGILGLQADILDSPLVLENLHQHIDQSLDAEVVYDSESEYNYWISPYKEPPSYMRGSSSVSVSGSKSGHLLGNIYSKFIRKFRSNSRRSRMNSNVSPPYTSSESGNLQSSNNSKINAPHTGDLEPDGVPKYDTSSSFYSVQNYDFNQTNQSDLSNRDRLIDYIHLLNYENLNKRELMKSALRRIRRGTFDTKPFPRNLERSRQMSDTFIYNAKYKYFPPRPSHHDKLIPKPNDLDNPEHPENPFYTVNKPESSRSCFQVFCLPICRPKPKRGESRNVFKYLPLTNTNPVQSSEQINVDALATFTPEESFDASSTVDRLQTPGQPETVKRYTSELGVDKFVNRENAFGSLPIINTIPEHISSNSFDQTFSNVSSTFGPDKLAHETHFPFDSKQSSIVSSDLHMISNSMDVDSPIVQSLADIEADPNKNYEESLSNLDVDKEDIELLTNLSANFTQHIKSNSFEGSVYKLSDVTDFTVLLSEEGVLEVKRVLWCLNSYFSSNIEFLPVIPSLCCLLLIYLAPSAALCVLYQFMKKSIETCSMDCGNRFFFIDRKGFVRFVTFILSVMVSQLRKTVLHLRTLKVDLAAWVARSVQTGFSQILPFDYIVRIYGNCLFEGEMVLLRYSVALIRCIRPKLLECTTKKDAEQLLYHIGLDPELHIDKVTKIAYSFRIKKFDKSISSVETPSPYLMNVKIRHFYRPRLHSNSCILSETNWEFIWFNLKPTYRILDPRRLYCSNKHGTSMNALIKRIKEHGGESTPALLFIKTTKLQVIGAFIPTLLNAPVNGYYTIHDGTYLYKLFIKFIKFIKPIYIVVPQMDSFVFTLAPNEIVYNFSGRNMVGVKLSKDNIVVGANQPAFIIDGTLSSGFTAECESYESPPLLPASRFGVYMLEIWTLS; encoded by the exons ATGGATTCCAACAATTTTAGCGCCAAAAACGGGCCCTACGAACCCGAAATCGCAACAAATGACGACGAAATCAGTTGTTTAGTCAACGCAGATGTTTACAAAAAATGGAGATCGCAATACATTGAT GAGATTGAGTTATCAGTATGGACAGTTGAGATGGTTAGCTTCTCAGTAAACAACAGTTTTGAGAATTATGGCTCCATTAAAACCGCCATTAGaag aGGAATCCCagatataataaaacattttGTATGGATAAAGGCCAACGATGCAGACAGTTTCTACTTCCAACACCCGGACTTTTACAAGATTTCATTCGAATCGACATTCGGG AATAACGTTCCGTCAGAAATGGGAGATTATTGCCCAACCTTCTCAG gtGGGATTTTGGGATTACAAGCTGACATATTGGACTCACCGTTGGTGCTTGAGAACTTACACCAACATATTGACCAGTCGCTGGACGCAGAGGTCGTATACGATTCTGAAAGCGAGTACAATTACTGGATCAGCCCTTACAAAGAACCACCTTCGTACATGAGAGGATCCTCTTCAGTGAGTGTTTCTGGCTCAAAGTCAGGGCATCTTTTGGGGAACATTTACTCTAAGTTTATTAGGAAGTTTAGGTCAAATAGCCGCAGATCAAGAATGAACTCGAACGTGAGTCCACCATATACTTCGTCAGAATCGGGAAACTTACAGTCATCTAACAACTCAAAAATAAACGCTCCACATACAGGAGATTTAGAACCCGATGGAGTTCCGAAATACGACACATCTTCCAGTTTTTATAGTGTTCAAAATTACGATTTTAACCAAACAAACCAGTCAG ATTTGTCTAACAGAGATAGATTAATAGATTACATACACTTATTGAATTACgagaatttaaataaaagaGAACTTATGAAGTCAGCACTGAGACGTATTAGAAGAGGAACATTTGATACGAAGCCATTTCCAAGAAACCTTGAGAGATCAAGGCAGATGTCAGACAcctttatatataatgcAAAGTACAAGTACTTCCCACCAAGACCGTCTCATCATGATAAGCTGATCCCGAAACCCAATGACCTAGACAATCCAGAACACCCTGAAAACCCATTTTACACGGTCAATAAACCTGAAAGTTCTAGGTCATGTTTTCAGGTTTTTTGTCTACCAATTTGTCGACCGAAGCCCAAAAGAGGAGAAAGTAGAAATGTTTTCAAGTATCTACCACTAACAAATACAAACCCTGTTCAATCAAGTGAACAAATTAATGTCGATGCCTTAGCAACATTCACACCAGAAGAGTCATTTGATGCGAGTTCAACAGTTGATCGATTACAAACACCAGGTCAGCCTGAAACAGTTAAGAGATACACTTCTGAACTTGGAGTGGATAAGTTTGTTAATAGAGAAAACGCATTTGGAAGTTTACCAATAATTAACACGATTCCAGAACACATATCATCAAATAGTTTTGATCAGACATTTAGCAATGTCTCAAGTACATTTGGACCAGATAAATTGGCCCATGAAACCCATTTCCCATTCGACAGTAAACAAAGCAGCATAGTCTCATCTGACCTACACATGATTTCTAATAGCATGGATGTTGATTCTCCCATAGTTCAATCATTAGCAGATATTGAAGCGGACCCGAATAAAAACTATGAAGAGAGTTTGTCCAATTTAGATGTTGATAAGGAGGATATTGAACTCCTCACAAACCTTTCCGCAAACTTCACACAACATATCAAGTCGAATTCGTTCGAAGG GTCAGTGTATAAACTGAGCGATGTGACAGATTTTACGGTATTATTATCAGAGGAAGGCGTTTTGGAGGTCAAGAGAGTGCTGTGGTGTCttaattcatatttttcatcaaATATAGAGTTCTTGCCC GTCATCCCATCACTGTGTTGTCTCCTTTTGATATATTTGGCGCCAAGCGCAGCACTTTGCGTGTTGTACCAGTTCATGAAAAAGTCCATAGAAACATGCTCCATGGACTGTGGAAACAGGTTCTTCTTCATTGACCGCAAGGGCTTTGTCCGATTTGTGACCTTCATACTCTCAGTGATGGTTTCTCAACTGAGGAAAACAGTGTTGCATTTACGAACACTCAAGGTTGACCTTGCAGCCTGGGTCGCAAGGTCCGTTCAGACAGGCTTTTCTCAAATCTTGCCATTTGATTACATTGTGCGCATTTACGGGAATTGTCTTTTCGAGGGCGAAATGGTCCTTTTGAGATACTCAGTGGCTCTCATTAGGTGCATTCGTCCGAAACTTCTCGAATGCACAACTAAGAAAGATGCCGAGCAGTTATTATACCACATTGGACTCGACCCTGAGCTTCACATCGATAAGGTTACCAAAATAGCCTACAGTTTTCGAATTAAGAAGTTTGACAAGAGCATTAGCTCAGTTGAGACTCCTTCTCCCTACCTTATGAACGTCAAAATCAGACATTTTTACAGGCCAAGGCTCCACTCAAACTCTTGCATTCTTTCTGAAACCAACTGGGAGTTTATATGGTTTAACCTAAAACCAACATATCGCATTcta gatCCACGTAGATTATATTGTTCTAATAAGCACGGAACCTCAATGAATGCGTTAATAAAGAGGATAAAGGAGCACGGCGGGGAATCGACCCCGGCTTTGCTGTTCATTAAAACCACTAAACTACAAGTCATAGGCGCTTTCATACCAACTCTACTCAACGCTCCAGTTAATGGCTATTATACAATACACGATGGtacatatttatacaaattatttattaaatttataaaatttattaaaccTATATATATTGTAGTGCCACAAATGGATTCGTTTGTTTTCACTTTGGCGCCAAATGAGATTGTCTACAACTTCAGTGGCAGGAACATGGTGGGAGTGAAGCTGTCGAAGGACAACATCGTCGTGGGAGCAAACCAACCAGCATTTATAATTGACGGGACACTTTCGTCAGGATTCACCGCAGAGTGTGAATCGTACGAGTCCCCGCCACTTTTACCAGCAAGTAGGTTCGGCGTCTACATGCTTGAGATTTGGACTCTGTCATGA
- a CDS encoding uncharacterized protein (Tap349h10.p1c.C.cand.50 - score = 24.98;~SMART 9 transmembrane domains at aa 66-88, 95-117, 121-143, 156-178, 198-220, 255-277, 367-389, 396-418 and 473-495;~10 probable transmembrane helices predicted for TA08520 by TMHMM2.0 at aa 21-43, 66-88, 95-117, 121-143, 156-178, 198-220, 255-277, 367-389, 396-418 and 473-495) yields the protein MIDSKGSAPSYKASLDVIETRYAYAGWFLLGILPTFGIVMNSISSRVHYSYLEVPEDNSGLFESNLLSLTISFSCLGLLVAYIFCPVSIEWLLLSIIMSVIMTLLTFISLLLPIILAKPLYVISLCICCFFLGMVELISLTSIKSKFIRGEPREKMFFFLLGHPQAYLLVILISTLLECSSFGGEEYDFIHELIVFDMYQLLVIMIMVIPIFVVVYYYVLDMRAEHYKWDKTNIFNNKMSYKRSIRMLVSRIHYAMLLIVTESSEAFFNSVIVLFLVDPFPHFNKLFKTLLIFVFHEIFDLVGRLIYTGVKCIISKSKGEKVDFSQNYNGDDVEVGELKEKVVVNLATNSIGKIAEITYKKLSSKSMVGLFVVWSCLIVRIAICFCMFFQRHFRDVRFLNFIVTFPMALSLTIFNSLVRGLVVSYVYIKLAGIKQNRNTDQHSGGFKELHGPNEIRLSSSAESEECLDITGDPVTAACLLIGLFRVIEILPYIIWNYIGFKYNRILFECELILEQSGSWPTDGMDSNCAKFLWWLKMIFRSILHDITDPFGNH from the exons ATGATCGATTCGAAGGGGTCCGCACCTTCATACAAGGCATCCTTAGATGTCATAGAAACAAGATATGCCTACGCAGGATGGTTCCTGCTAGGAATTCTGCCAACGTTTGGAATTGTTATGAACTCAATCTCATCCAGAGTACACTACTCATATCTGGAAGTGCCTGAAGATAATTCAGGACTCTTTGAGTCTAATCTGCTGTCCCTCACAATATCATTTTCGTGTTTAGGACTTCTAGTAGCATATATATTTTGCCCTGTAAGCATAGAATGGCTCCTGTTGTCTATTATCATGTCCGTCATCATGACGTTGCTCACATTCATATCATTGTTGTTGCCTATTATCTTAGCGAAACCATTATACGTAATTTCGTTGTGTATCTGCTGTTTCTTCCTAGGAATGGTAGAATTGATATCACTGACGTCTATAAAGAGCAAGTTTATAAGAGGAGAACCGAGGGAAAAAATGTTTTTTTTCCTGCTAGGGCACCCGCAAGCCTACCTGCTGGTGATATTGATCTCAACACTCCTGGAATGTTCGTCATTTGGAGGAGAAGAATACGACTTCATACACGAATTAATAGTGTTCGATATGTATCAACTGCTGGTCATAATGATAATGGTGATTCCAATATTTGTAGTAGTATACTATTACGTGCTAGATATGAGGGCTGAACATTACAAGTGGGATAAAACCAATATTTTCAACAATAAAATGTCATACAAAAGGTCAATTAGAATGTTAGTATCTAGGATCCACTACGCAATGCTACTGATAGTGACGGAGTCATCTGAGGCATTCTTTAACTCTGTTATAG ttttgTTTTTGGTTGACCCGTTTCCACACTTTAATAAGCTCTTTAAAACACTGCTGATTTTCGTTTTTCATGAAATCTTCGATTTGGTGGGAAGATTAATATACACGGGAGTCAAGTGCATCATTTCAAAATCAAAAGGAGAAAAGGTGGATTTTtctcaaaattataatGGAGATGATGTGGAGGTTGGAGAACTTAAAGAAAAGGTGGTGGTTAACCTGGCTACTAACAGTATTGGGAAAATTGCGGAAATCACCTACAAGAAGCTTTCATCCAAGTCTATGGTCGGATTATTCGTAGTCTGGTCGTGTCTGATTGTAAGAATTGCCATTTGCTTCTGTATGTTCTTTCAAAGACACTTTAGAGACGTGAGGTTCCTTAACTTCATTGTGACGTTCCCCATGGCTTTGAGTTTAACAATCTTTAACTCGTTAGTTAGGGGTCTGGTTGTTTCCTATGTATACATCAAACTGGCTGGAATTAAGCAAAATAGGAATACAGATCAGCATTCTGGAGGTTTTAAAGAGCTTCATGGACCCAATGAAATCAGACTGAGTTCGAGTGCTGAGTCCGAAGAATGTCTTGACATTACAGGGGACCCAGTCACAGCAGCCTGTCTTCTCATTGGGTTATTCAGGGTAATTGAAATACTTCCGTACATAATTTGGAACTACATAGGCTTCAAGTACAACAGGATCTTATTTGAGTGTGAATTAATTTTGGAACAGTCTGGGTCTTGGCCAACTGACGGCATGGACAGCAACTGTGCTAAGTTTCTCTGGTGGCTAAAGATGATTTTCAGGTCTATTCTGCATGACATTACAGACCCTTTCGGGAATCATTAG